DNA from Amorphoplanes friuliensis DSM 7358:
GTGGAACCAGTGCCCGGTGCGGCCGATGCCCGTCTGCACCTCGTCGAGGACGAGCAGCGCGCCGGTGGCGGTGCAGATCTCCCGCGCCGCGGCCAGGTAACCGGGCGGTGGCACGACCACGCCCATCTCGCCCTGGATCGGCTCCAGGATGACCATGGCGGTGTCCGTCGTGACCGCCGCACGCAGGGCTTCGCTGTCGCCGTACGGGACATGGGTGACCTCACCCGGCAGCGGCTGGAAGGGCTCGCGTTTGCCGGGCTGGCCCGTCAGGGCGAGCGCGCCCATCGTGCGGCCGTGGAATCCGCCGTCGGCCGCGACCACGTGGGTGCGCCCGGTGAGGCGGGACAGCTTGAACGCGGCCTCGTTGGCCTCGGCGCCCGAGTTGCTGAAGATCACCCGGCCGGGACGCCCGGCGAGCGCGAGGAGCACCTCGGCCAGGGCCAGCGGCGGCTCGGCGATGAAGAGGTTGGAGACGTGCCCCAGGGTGGCGACCTGCTGGGAGACGGCGGCGACGATCGCCGGGTGGGCGTGACCGAGCGCGTTGACGGCGATGCCACCGAGCAGGTCGACGTACTCCTTGCCGTCCTCACCGACCACGACGGACCCGGATCCGCTGATCAGGCCGAGCGACGGCGTGCCGTAGTTGTTCATCATGCTCTGCGACCAGCGGTCGACGAACGACGTCATGACGGGACCACCATCGTGCCGAATCCTTCCGAGGTGAACACTTCGAGCAGCGTGGAGTGGGGTTCGCGGCCGTCGACCACGTGGGCCGCGGGCACACCGCCCTGGACGGCGCGCAGGCACGCCTCCATCTTCGGCACCATGCCCGACTGCAGGCTGGGCAGCAGCTTCTCCAGGGCGTCGGTGTCGATCTTCGTCGTCAGCGAGGACGTGTCGGGCCAGTTGGTGTAGAGGCCGGGCACGTCGGTGAGCACGACGAGCTTGCGGGCGCCGAGCGCCACGGCCAGCGCGGCCGCGGCGGTGTCGGCGTTGACGTTGTGCACCACGCCGTCGACGTCGGGCGCGACCGTCGCGACCACGGGGATGCGCCCGGCGGCGATGAGGTCGTCGACGGCCGAGGTGTCCACGTGCGCGACGTCGCCGACCTGGCCGATGTCGACGGGCTCACCGTCGACCACGGCGTGCCGGCGGACCGCGGTGAACAGGCGGGCGTCCTCACCGGACAGGCCCACGGCGAACGGGCCGTGCTCGTTGATCAGGCCGACCAGCTCGCGGCCGACCTGCCCGACCAGCACCATCCGGACGACGTCCATCGCCTCGGGGGTGGTGACCCGCAGGCCGCCCCGGAACTCGCTCTCGATGCCGAGCTTGCCCAGCATCGACGAGATCTGCGGGCCGCCGCCGTGCACCACGACCGGTTTGATGCCGGCGTAGCGCAGGAAGACCATGTCGGCCGCGAACGCCCGCTGCAGCTCCGGGTCGATCATCGCGTTGCCGCCGTACTTGATGACGACGGTGGTGCCGTGGAAGCGTTCCAGCCACGGCAAAGCTTCGATCAGGGTGGCGGCTTTCTCGTGGGGCGTCACGACGAGTACGCCGAGTTCTCGTGCACGT
Protein-coding regions in this window:
- a CDS encoding acetylornithine transaminase, with translation MTSFVDRWSQSMMNNYGTPSLGLISGSGSVVVGEDGKEYVDLLGGIAVNALGHAHPAIVAAVSQQVATLGHVSNLFIAEPPLALAEVLLALAGRPGRVIFSNSGAEANEAAFKLSRLTGRTHVVAADGGFHGRTMGALALTGQPGKREPFQPLPGEVTHVPYGDSEALRAAVTTDTAMVILEPIQGEMGVVVPPPGYLAAAREICTATGALLVLDEVQTGIGRTGHWFHHQSEGVEPDIITLAKGLGGGLPIGACIAFGKAGDLFGPGSHGTTFGGNPVSCAAGLAVIRTIAGEGLLDHVKRVGELIRRGVEGLNNPAIAGVRGAGLLLGIELTSPISAQLAESLREAGFLVNPIQPDVIRLAPPLILTTEQAEAFVAALSEVLA
- the argB gene encoding acetylglutamate kinase; this translates as MTPHEKAATLIEALPWLERFHGTTVVIKYGGNAMIDPELQRAFAADMVFLRYAGIKPVVVHGGGPQISSMLGKLGIESEFRGGLRVTTPEAMDVVRMVLVGQVGRELVGLINEHGPFAVGLSGEDARLFTAVRRHAVVDGEPVDIGQVGDVAHVDTSAVDDLIAAGRIPVVATVAPDVDGVVHNVNADTAAAALAVALGARKLVVLTDVPGLYTNWPDTSSLTTKIDTDALEKLLPSLQSGMVPKMEACLRAVQGGVPAAHVVDGREPHSTLLEVFTSEGFGTMVVPS